The following DNA comes from Carassius auratus strain Wakin chromosome 46, ASM336829v1, whole genome shotgun sequence.
CTAGCTATAATTACAAAATCTTAGCTAAGAAAGGTTACAGTTATAACGATGAAATCCACTGAAAACTActtcctaaatagatatttgagATCAGTCTCATAGTGATGATACATAGTCACATAATAAACATTAGTGTACACAGTATGTCTCTGCCTGGGTTAAATTTGTTCCTTCCTTGAATCTAAATCAGGGTGATGTCACCACAGGCATTGCCAGCACAGGTGTCAGTTTCAGAAACCTGCGGGATTAGAAAGCATGTTGGAACCCTTGTAAGTTAAATTTAAACACAGCTGACAGAATATGAAGTAAGTTatggcacacacaaacaaaaatatgccCTGATGTGACACTGaactatttcttattattactatttaaattatatgtaatatgtgTTAATATTAGGTATAAGGAAAACCTTGTATCATCCTCTGGCATTAACCTCTTCCTTTAATAGAAAGTTATGCAGACCCATTAGAGTGCCAGTGTGGTCAGTGGAAATAGAACAATGATGTACTTCTCTGGTATTTAACAGATGGATCACAAAAATATAGCCGACTTGTTTTGGAACATGACAGCAAGTGCTCAGTCATAGCAGCTCTTCGACAGGCTGACACACACCGTAGAGCTAATAGAGGAGCGTTGCTGGAATATTCCAAGACAGTATATAAAAGCCTCTGGTCTTGTTCATTGGGACAGAAGCACAGAAGAACTCAACCAGCTCAAAACAGCACTGAAAATGCTTTGCCCAAGCACATTTCAGCCTCACCTCAGCCCATTCACGGACTTCCACTGGCCAGTGCGCAGTCTGTGGCCGGAGACCAGACCTCTGTTCTTTCAGATCGAGAAAGAAATGATGAGACACATGCAGGAGATGAGACACAACCTGGAGTTCATGGAACGCCTGCACCAAAGGATTTTCGATGAGATTGACCATGTTTCACCCATGACGACTTTCAAACCCATCTCATTCCAGCTCGGAAAGGAAGGAAGCCTCTATGCACTGACGCTAGATACAAAGGATTTCACTCCGGAGGAGCTGTCTGTTAAACAAGTGGGCAGGAAGCTGCGGGTGAGCGGCAAGACAGAGAAGAAGCAAGACGATGGGAAAGGATCGTTCTCGTACAGATGCCAAGAATTCAGGCAGGAGTTTGACCTTCCTGAAGGTGTGAATCCTGAGATGGTGACCTGCTCTTTAAATAATGGCCAGCTACAGATACAAGCACCCAAAGAAGCCAATGCTGTGAGCAACGAAAGAGTGATTCCCATTACATACACTCCTGCTGTGAGAAGTCCTGATTCTCAGAGCCCTCAACCTGAGAGCCAAGGAGCTGAGGCAGAGGTTACGGAGAAGTGAGCTTCACCTCTATGTCCCACAATGGAACAAATGACTCTATGACATCCATTTACAAATTGAAAGATTCAGAAGACATGATTCAGTTCAATATgttgttaaactgtaatttttttttgttgaatttcaaaaagattttaaaagagagagagaaaaaaattattttgtgaacatctaataaactaaaaacaagtttatttgccagattttcacaaaatattattcagttggtaaatatgttaatttgtatttatttatttatttagctaataAATGGATCttcctttttttgtctttacaaTTTCTTAAGAAATTTTGCTTGCATTGAGTTATTAAGAATTGTTGCATACAAAGAATTGCATGCATCTCACAAATTCATAAAACCAtttgttttcttgtgtaaaaAATCAGCAataatgaaaagttttttttaatatatggatCTCATCCATATTGAtgctttaacaaaacaaaaaatgcataaaatattaataataataaaaaaatagttgcatgcaaataaaaaaaaccttgtttttaACGAGGGAAAAATCTGAAAAGCacttattttcaatgaaaatgaagaatataatAAAAGAGTTACAAATACATTATCGGGTAGTATTAAGGTAGcgttcatttaataatttgaattaaaataacaatttacactcaataagttaatgttttacaatgtagcctactacaatactgaggtccAGATAATTGcaactatttgcaataagtagtaacatttttacaaagtgtaaatagaatccattgctatttgcacttagtgttaACAGAATCTATCGCTATgaaaatatgctatttacacttagtgcaAATAGCCGATGCCTAAAaacaaagtccttttaggcaaaATTCCAAATTATCTCTGCTACTTGTACTAATCACTCCAATCCTCTAGGCGGCTGTACTGCTTTAACAAAACACACTGCAGACGAAATTTTAGGTCCAGAAAAAACCCTTCCGTTTGTTGTTACCTGCCCCTAACCACAAGCAATTGGCTAGCTGTGGTACTTTTTAAGGCACAATTTTGTATGTGATGAAGTAGAAACGTATTTTTGGGGAGGAAGGTACCGAATAATCATCCTTGAGCATGACGGCAGTAATTCACGAGTTACTGTCCTCCGTTATGGGGGTATTAGTTGAAAGTGTCGTGTCGGAGTTGAGCAAACATCTCTCTGACTTCACGACTGTCTTATCTGAGGAGTGGAAGCGCAACAAGGCGACGGCAGCGAACAAAAACAGACTCAAACAGGCAAATCAAGCCAAAACTGTAAGTTCTAGAGTAGAGGAACGATTGCAGTGTCCATTCCTGTTCATAATAGGCTCCTGAATGGTTAACAGCTGTATTTACAACTTCTGTTTATTTAGAAGTCCATATTGAATGTAATTGTTGTAATTATAATAAATCTTTTAACCTTGCAACTTCCATCCGTTTCCAAATAAGCTATTGTTGGTTAAATAATGTGTATCCGTGTTTTTTGTTATACGctatttaaaatttctattttgttttaa
Coding sequences within:
- the hspb9l gene encoding heat shock protein beta-11, translating into MLCPSTFQPHLSPFTDFHWPVRSLWPETRPLFFQIEKEMMRHMQEMRHNLEFMERLHQRIFDEIDHVSPMTTFKPISFQLGKEGSLYALTLDTKDFTPEELSVKQVGRKLRVSGKTEKKQDDGKGSFSYRCQEFRQEFDLPEGVNPEMVTCSLNNGQLQIQAPKEANAVSNERVIPITYTPAVRSPDSQSPQPESQGAEAEVTEK